TATTGGAAGGAATCTGTTGAGCAAATGAGTTCTGATTGGAATCTCCTTTTTGCCATTCAGAAAATCCTCCAAAAATACTACGGCAAGCAGAGCCCGAACCCCGTCTTGCTAAGCGAGAGAGCTCTGTTTTGCTCAAGTGCAAATTTAAAGCTACACTACATGCACCAGCTAAAGCAGCTAAACCACTAGCAGAAGAAGCCAGACCAGCTGCGGTTGGTACAAAATTTTGGCTCTCAACTTTAGCGAAGAGTGATATATTTTGTTGCTGACGAACAAGATCTAAAAATTTAGAAATTTTAGCTGTCTGTTTAAGGTCTTGCTTTTTTCCATCTAAAAAAAATGTATCTTCAGTCAGTGCTTCACCGAAATAGACACTTGTTTCAGTGTAAAACGCATCTAAGGTTAAAGAAAGACTACTATTCATTGGTAGTATCAATTGTTCATCTTTTTTGCCCCAATATTTGATTAAAGCAATATTTGTGTAAGCTCGTGCTTTTCCAGCGTACATTAATTTTTCACTCCTAATGATTGAATCCAGGTTGCTACAGCACCAGCAGATTCTAACGATACGGCGATTT
The DNA window shown above is from Enterococcus sp. 4G2_DIV0659 and carries:
- the mvaD gene encoding diphosphomevalonate decarboxylase, which encodes MYAGKARAYTNIALIKYWGKKDEQLILPMNSSLSLTLDAFYTETSVYFGEALTEDTFFLDGKKQDLKQTAKISKFLDLVRQQQNISLFAKVESQNFVPTAAGLASSASGLAALAGACSVALNLHLSKTELSRLARRGSGSACRSIFGGFSEWQKGDSNQNSFAQQIPSNKWEDELAMVFVLVDDGVKDISSRDGMRRTVETSSFYSGWLETIDTDLETAKQAILEKDFIRLGEVTEANGLRMHGTTLAAVPPFTYWSPESLNVMQLVRTARQQGLPCYFTMDAGPNVKILVEKKNVTALTQFLAEHLSEKQLITAYAGPEIALIPLERLEEK